The segment agatagaaacttattgctgccctggctctgtcgttcCCGTTCCgtctccattgtgactgatcacgcaaatagctattttttctatttcatatcggggcttctggaaaatgcattaagttgccttaatttattcagagtgaatacactcgtgaaacagagaagtatcgtcatgtaatccattgattttaacaatgtaactgtattctaaataccaactatttaaattgtaactataacggaatacagttactcataatttgtattctgaatacgtaacgccgttacatgtattccgttactccccaaaaCTGCCTGACAGAGCACCACAACAGGCAGCTCGTGGTACTCCGTCCACTGCGGGTTGACACGACAGCTTAAGTGAGCTAGCGGGCAAACGAtttcacattaaactgaacatttctgttgaagGTGAAGTAAAACAAGGTGAATGGGAATTTTTCTTGAAGAGAAAcaggtatctctctctctccctcgcctGTGCATGCTgcgctttctgtgtgtgtgtgtgtgtgtgtgtgtgtgtgtgtgtgtgtgtgtgtgtgtgtgtgtgagacagacctCCAGCTTACATTGGGTTCTCCGAGCGACGAGCTAGCAGCCCCGGCAGACGCTAGCTGGCTGTCGCGTCACTatatggagcttctcaactccaaaaactttgaagcaaattgtcaattcgcaagactgcctatattcgaaatctaaacagttcatttctcgcctaaaacgttctCAGAAgcgaatttagtgatgaataagatagGGAAAATTGTTAAAACTGTCTTGTTGTTTGTCTGCCAAAGAAGTCCCATTCACCTTGTTCTGAATGTGAgagatagccacgccccctgatttgcatataagaacttgaaataaataaatgtggcattaggaaaataaaagtgtcttgaaataaataaatatggacttatgaaataaaagtaccatgaaataattaatttcttttaattatttatgtatttattgcctcatttatttaatgatgtatttcaaaggcatatttatttatttatttattcatgtatttatgtatttaatcatttatttaattgtgaataaaacggcattccataATTATTGAGCCCCAGAGcccaaaatattaacattatgGATCCCACAAGTCGAGTGTTGATGTTTCCATTCCATCCACAgggattttacattttttattttacttgaacaATTATTACAAAACAGAAATATAAGTCTGGTGGAGAAATTGGAGAAATgctaaatacatacattttgttttaatttaatttaatgaatGTGTAGTGGCGAATTGTCCTCAGACTGAACAAATCAAACTAAAAACTCAAAGTCCAAAAACCACTGAGGCACCGAAGGAGTGACTCTTACGCAGAGATAAAAACGTTCATTGTCCAGGCAGAGATGGCATTCTGTGAGGTTTATTAATCCAATTTCTCAgcaaacaaacatttcacacaaaggAGCAATGGCGTCGCTAGGCTCTGGTAAAAAACCATCAGCTCTCCCCGGTGTCTACCTCCCACATACCTGTTCGCCCATATATGTAGATTACACCTGTGGCTAAGGCTGCCTGAtaatttcaaaacaaaagcactAGCTGATACTGAAaataagcaaaataaaatactaatgaTATAAACAAATTTATGTAGCTATATGATTCAAgcaaaaacagaaattaaataaatgaatatttaactaTTAAATATAACAAACAATGACTATGGCTCTAACAATAACTAAACAATGAATAGCTCCAACAGAATGAATCATACTTTCATAGTTTTTGGTCTGTaatgtgtttcctgtgtgatAAGGCTCTGCTTATAGTTATTTCCTCATTTGGACTTCCTAAGGACTCTCTAGTTTTGGGGTAATTTAACGCTCATGTGGGCAACAGTGGTAAAGACTGTATGAATGGGAGGAATGGCCTGTTGATCCGAGTACAGTggtccattattttttttcaaaaagtcctccaaaccatacaagaagtttagaaaaagatggttTGAATTAAAAGCAGACAGTATTGCATTCGTTTACATTCgtccaccccccccacccccccccacacacacacacacacctgcctccTTATGAGGATTTACTACAGCCAATAGAGGGCACAGCCACTAAAAGGGCCAATATGAGTCGCAATTCATGCTAGAAAAAAACCACCTTATTtgggattttatttatttatagacaGTCTCcgtttttactttgttttcttGCTGTCTATTCAGTGCTCCTTACATCCTTCTTCCACATAAGATGAACAGGCCAGACATAGCAGACTTCAGAGCATGTTGTTTAAACCTGCTGATGTTATGTtacaataataattttaattctCCATCAGTGCTGCTCAAAGTCAAACAACCCTGGAGTCCAAACTGGAGGCCCTGCAGTGCCACTTCACCTGGGATCTGGAGACCAGCGAGCCCATACTTTTATATCTAAGAGACCACCTGGAGGACATCGGCACCGAGGAGGGGAACAGCTGGCTGGGTCACATTTACAACCTGCGGGGGTTCGTTCAGTACAAGCTGGGGTTCACCGAAGACGCCCAGAGTTTCTTCAACAAGGCTGCAGAGGCCTTCAGCAAGATAAGAAACGCAGATGAGGGTCCCTGGTTGGTGGTGAACTACGGGAACCTGGCGTGGCTGCACCACCACCTGGGAGACCAAGCAGAGAGTCAGGCTTACCTGTCAAAGGTCAACACCCTGATGAATAAATACCCATCTCCATCCCAGGATGAGCTCCATCCAGAGATCTACGCTGAGAAAGCCTGGACCCTGATGAAGTTCAGCGGAGAACAAAAGAAACGGGCTGCAGATTACTTCCAGAGAGCCATCAGGATGCAGCCGGACATGGTGGAGTGGAACACCAGCTACGTTTTAGGGTTAGCGTATACTTGTGATAAGAGAGACACAGGACAGGTGGCTGACCTTCTGGAGAAAATGAGAGTGGCCAAGGAACAGGATCCAGAGAACATGTTCCTCGCTGCTCACTACTTAACTCTACGTGCTGACCACGgagaagaaatcaaagatgaagcACGTGAGTTAGCCACAAAGGTGTTGAGAAATCCTGTGAGCAGCTACAGTGGTATTATACCATTACTAAATGTTTACCGTGATTATGTATCTATTGATGAGGCCATTGAATTGGCAGAGGAGGCTCTGGAAACCCATCCAGATAAGCGTTATTTGAAGAGATGTGCTGCACACTGCTACAAATTCAAGATAATTTATTTCAGGAACAGTCGCCCAGAGCAGAGCATGATAGACAGAGCAATCAGTCTCCATAAAGAGGTGATTGCTCTTTACCCTGATTCTTCACTTGCGAAGAAAATAGACCTGGCACATATTTACGCAGAGTCAAATTACAGCCATGATAAAGCTGAGCAGATATACCAGGAACTGCTAGAAAGTGATGTGGAACCTGCAGTCAAACAGAGGATTTACCAGAGCTACGCAAAATATTTATACTTCAATCGACATGATAGCAAAGGGTCACTACGATATCACATGAAGGTGGCAAAGATACCTCAAAAAAGTATCCATCGGGAGACCAGCATCACAACCCTAAAGAAGATTAGAGACAGAGGCAGGAGCTACATGTCTAGAGAAATAGAGAAGTTTCTGACAAACTTACAAGAGCCATAGTGTTTTTAAAAGCACTGATTCTTAATCCAGATTAAGTGTAGgtacatacattacattatattgatTACATACATCAGAACAACCTGATCCTTCTGTTGGTCTGCTGGTCCAGAAGCAGTAACACCTTATTCAGAACATGTACGATCAAtatattgttggttttggtcttttaatggTTATCACAAAGATAtgtatcatttaaaaatatcTTCACTTTAGtacagttaaaggtgctctaagtgatgtgacgcgttttttaggctataacattttttgtcacatacagcaaacatctcctccctatctgctagctgcctgtcccctgaacacactgtaaaaaacatctcctcactatctgctagctgcctgtcccctgaacacactgtaaaaaacatctcctcactttctgctagctgcctgtcccctgaacacactgtaaaaaacatcccTCACTATCTGCGaactgcctgtcccctgaaaactgtaaaaacatctcctcactatctgctagctgcctgtcccctgaacacactgtaaaaacatctcctcactatctgctagctgcctgtcccctgccTGTCCCCtcaacacactgtaaaaacatctcctcactatctgctagctgcctgtcccctgaacacactgtccctatctgaacacactgtaaaaaacatctcctcactatccactagctgcctgttccctgaacacactgtaaaaaacatctcctcactatccactagctgcctgtcccctgaacacactgtaaaaaacatctcctcactatctgctagctgcctgtcccctgaacacactgtaaaaacatctcctcactttctgctagctgcctgtcccctgaacacactgtaaaaacatctcctcactatctgctagctgcctgtcccctgaacacactgtaaaaaacatctcctcactatctgctagctgcctgtcccctgaacacactgtaaaaaacatctcctcactatctgctagctgcctgtcccctgaacacactgtaaaaaacatctcctcactatctgctagctgcctgttccctgaacacactgtaaaaaacatctcctcactatccgctagctgcctgttccctgaacacactgtaaaaaacatctcctcactatctgctagctgcctgtcccctgaacacactgtaaaaaacatctcctcactatctgctagctgcctgtcccctgaacacactgtaaaaaaacatctcctcactatctgctagctgcctgtcccctgaacacactgtaaaaaaatgtggtctctgtagacagcccaggctccacaaaagCCACCAAAAACAAattgcgccaacctgcaccaccaaacataacaaacagtcttccagccaataactgacaagaaggatttgggggttgGGAGGTTGGGAGGTTAGGCgggttacacactgcaggcgtggcgtgagcgtggcgtttctgttgtgtgtcagctgcgtggattttgtctgtcttgtctttttgctgctagccttgtctggacacatggatgtttcccattgataacattaaataccatgttaaacataaatatatactgatctgattacagcaaagacaatgtcggcagtattgacggcaaaataggctacagaatatttctgtattgacaggtgcaatattagataattgattaaaaaaaaaaaattaaattcatatatctgcatttatatcaaatcctagaggctttcaaacatcaacatgtcatttgttaatatgta is part of the Perca flavescens isolate YP-PL-M2 chromosome 9, PFLA_1.0, whole genome shotgun sequence genome and harbors:
- the LOC114560948 gene encoding interferon-induced protein with tetratricopeptide repeats 1B-like — translated: MMSAAQSQTTLESKLEALQCHFTWDLETSEPILLYLRDHLEDIGTEEGNSWLGHIYNLRGFVQYKLGFTEDAQSFFNKAAEAFSKIRNADEGPWLVVNYGNLAWLHHHLGDQAESQAYLSKVNTLMNKYPSPSQDELHPEIYAEKAWTLMKFSGEQKKRAADYFQRAIRMQPDMVEWNTSYVLGLAYTCDKRDTGQVADLLEKMRVAKEQDPENMFLAAHYLTLRADHGEEIKDEARELATKVLRNPVSSYSGIIPLLNVYRDYVSIDEAIELAEEALETHPDKRYLKRCAAHCYKFKIIYFRNSRPEQSMIDRAISLHKEVIALYPDSSLAKKIDLAHIYAESNYSHDKAEQIYQELLESDVEPAVKQRIYQSYAKYLYFNRHDSKGSLRYHMKVAKIPQKSIHRETSITTLKKIRDRGRSYMSREIEKFLTNLQEP